From the Solea senegalensis isolate Sse05_10M linkage group LG16, IFAPA_SoseM_1, whole genome shotgun sequence genome, one window contains:
- the dapp1 gene encoding dual adapter for phosphotyrosine and 3-phosphotyrosine and 3-phosphoinositide — translation MFVLDMSFYSHAYSDTTDELATLGWYHYDLSRHAAEALLLSNGTDGSYLLRNSNEGPGCFALSVRAKDSVKHFHVTRKDGGYAFGFNEFATLQDFVHHFANQPLLGSDTGTLIVLKSPYPWRVEEPSIYESVRVHTAIQTGRTEDDLVANAPSLGTKEGYLVKQGAIVKNWKQRWFTLNRYELKYFKDKMCEDPIKTLDLTACSAVQFDYSQDRVNCFCLVFPERTFYLCAKTGVEADEWIKILRWKLSQMRKGR, via the exons atgtttgtgttagaCATGAGCTTCTACAGTCACGCGTACTCCGACACGACCGATGAGCTTGCGACTTTGGG GTGGTACCACTATGACCTGTCCCGTCATGCTGCAGAAGCCCTCCTCTTGTCCAATGGCACTGATGGAAGTTATCTCCTGAGAAACAGTAATGAGGGACCAGGCTGCTTTGCCTTGTCTGTCAG GGCCAAGGATTCGGTCAAGCATTTTCACGTGACACGCAAAGATGGTGGCTATGCATTTGGCTTCAATGAGTTTGCAACCCTTCAAGACTTTGTCCATCACTTTGCAAACCAGCCTCTGCTGGGCAGCGACACAG GAACTCTAATCGTACTGAAGAGTCCGTACCCATGGCGTGTGGAGGAACCGTCTATCTACGAGTCTGTGCGAGTTCACACAGCCATACAGACGGGCCGCACAGAAGATGACCTTGTGGCCAATGCACCATCG CTGGGCACAAAAGAAGGATATCTGGTGAAACAAGGAGCGATTGTGAAG AACTGGAAACAGAGGTGGTTCACACTGAACAGATATGAGCTCAAatatttcaaagacaaaatg TGTGAGGACCCCATTAAAACACTGGATCTGACAGCCTGCTCTGCAGTCCAGTTTGACTATTCTCAGGACAGAGTCAACTGCTTCTG cCTGGTGTTTCCTGAGAGAACATTTTATCTTTGTGCAAAGACGGGTGTGGAGGCAGACGAGTGGATCAAGATTCTGAGGTGGAAGCTG TCCCAGATGAGAAAAGGTCGATGA
- the lamtor3 gene encoding ragulator complex protein LAMTOR3, producing MAEDLKRYLYKQLQSVEGLHAIVVTDRDGVPVIKVANDNAPVHALRPGFLSTFALATDQGSKLGLSKNKSIICYYNTYQIVQFNRLPLVISFIASSNANTGIIMSLEKELAPLIEELRQVVEVT from the exons GATTTGAAGAGGTATTTGTACAAACAGCTGCAGAG TGTTGAAGGTCTTCATGCTATAGTTGTGACAGACAGGGATGGTGTCCCAGTTATTAAAG TTGCCAATGACAATGCCCCTGTCCATGCACTTAGACCGGGCTTCTTGTCCACTTTTGCCCTGGCCACAGATCAGGGAAGCAAGCTGGGTCTGTCAAAGAACAAGAGCATTATCTGCTACTACAACACCTACCAG ATTGTGCAGTTCAATCGATTACCACTGGTCATCAGTTTCATTGCTAGTAGCAACGCCAACACGG GTATCATCATGAGTCTGGAGAAGGAGCTGGCTCCACTAATTGAGGAGCTGAGGCAGGTGGTGGAGGTGACATAA